The Lactobacillus sp. ESL0680 genome has a segment encoding these proteins:
- a CDS encoding ArgE/DapE family deacylase, which yields MLDKQRQIKLLQDLIQIETIDDHEKKVVDYVVKLFAPFGDRVRITRVPYQGDRESCVISIGPTNGNFKLGFSGHMDVVNLGNREAWRDDPFSGKLYDNDTKMYGRGTTDMKSGLAGMIATLLSLLEDNVPLTGELRLLMSVGEETGQWGAEELTKEGFIDDLDVIVIGEDSNLDISYSNNGDIDYTVTSYGKVAHSAQLNVLNAIDNMTDFIQLANQKLRHLPKIHEKLGPVLHNITMISGGDQVNSMPDKVVARGNIRINPFYTVKDIQTILEDVINEVNQMPQHHFELQYDYLGEAVSGDENDEYVQAAQKLLENILKRPVNLFTESGTTDASKFVNSPSAPTMFSIGPGNDSCHQVDEYVDIPDYLAATEFYEQFAKKYLTK from the coding sequence ATGTTAGATAAACAAAGACAAATTAAGTTATTGCAGGATTTAATCCAAATTGAAACCATTGACGACCACGAAAAAAAGGTCGTTGATTATGTTGTTAAGCTGTTTGCCCCGTTTGGCGATCGCGTCCGCATCACTCGCGTACCCTACCAAGGCGACCGTGAAAGTTGTGTCATTTCAATTGGACCTACCAACGGTAATTTCAAGCTCGGTTTTTCCGGACACATGGATGTCGTTAATCTAGGGAACCGCGAAGCTTGGCGCGACGATCCATTTTCCGGCAAATTATACGATAATGACACCAAAATGTACGGCCGCGGCACGACTGATATGAAGAGCGGCTTAGCCGGAATGATTGCGACCTTGCTATCTTTACTTGAAGATAATGTGCCGTTAACAGGTGAATTGCGGCTGTTAATGTCAGTTGGTGAAGAAACTGGGCAATGGGGCGCTGAAGAACTGACTAAAGAAGGTTTTATCGACGATTTGGACGTTATCGTCATTGGCGAAGACTCCAACCTCGATATTTCTTATTCCAATAACGGCGACATTGACTACACCGTCACCTCCTATGGTAAAGTCGCTCACTCTGCCCAATTGAATGTTCTCAATGCCATTGACAATATGACCGACTTCATTCAATTAGCCAATCAAAAGTTGCGTCATTTACCAAAAATTCATGAAAAATTAGGCCCCGTTCTGCACAACATTACGATGATTTCCGGCGGTGACCAAGTCAACAGTATGCCCGATAAGGTCGTTGCCCGCGGCAATATTCGCATTAACCCGTTCTATACAGTTAAAGACATTCAAACGATTTTAGAAGATGTTATTAATGAAGTTAACCAGATGCCGCAGCACCATTTTGAATTGCAATACGATTATTTGGGCGAAGCTGTCTCTGGTGACGAAAACGATGAATACGTCCAAGCAGCTCAAAAGTTACTTGAAAATATTCTAAAACGCCCAGTTAACTTATTCACCGAGTCAGGAACCACCGATGCATCTAAATTCGTCAATAGTCCGTCAGCACCAACCATGTTTAGCATTGGACCCGGAAATGACAGTTGCCACCAAGTTGACGAGTACGTTGATATTCCCGACTACTTGGCAGCCACTGAATTTTATGAACAATTTGCCAAAAAATACTTAACCAAATAA
- a CDS encoding helix-turn-helix domain-containing protein: MELARVLRERRQELNLTQQQLADKLHVTRQTLSRWENSLSYPNLDTLVELSDLLAVPLDTLLKGDNNAMVKKISSDVNDKRRYRRYLIIIGSIFAVILIWLCVLGYDRANQVEWIDRFNPFLEIKYGYAVLPDKVELKKERGIEQHGKTKKKVWLKIPQKVDAYVTDNPFDHGSWLKFSTGEYDLKHRWAYVMHKGSYVYAIRLVKKSEIPMQMRGTMLDYYMPFKDGAPASRLNKNFPWWPFN, from the coding sequence ATGGAATTAGCTCGAGTTTTACGTGAAAGAAGGCAAGAATTGAATTTGACCCAGCAGCAGTTGGCAGATAAGTTGCATGTCACAAGGCAAACACTGTCGCGCTGGGAAAATTCATTGAGCTATCCTAATTTGGACACTTTGGTAGAACTGAGTGATCTGTTGGCAGTTCCGCTTGACACTTTATTGAAAGGAGACAATAACGCAATGGTTAAGAAAATTAGTTCAGATGTAAATGATAAGCGGAGATACCGCCGCTATTTAATAATCATTGGCAGTATTTTTGCCGTGATTTTGATATGGCTCTGTGTTTTGGGCTATGATCGAGCAAATCAAGTGGAATGGATTGATCGCTTTAATCCATTTTTGGAGATTAAGTATGGTTATGCTGTTTTGCCGGATAAAGTTGAATTGAAAAAAGAACGTGGAATTGAGCAGCATGGTAAAACTAAGAAAAAAGTTTGGCTTAAAATTCCACAAAAAGTGGACGCGTATGTTACTGACAATCCTTTCGATCATGGTTCGTGGCTAAAGTTCTCTACTGGCGAATACGACTTAAAGCACCGCTGGGCGTATGTGATGCATAAGGGCTCTTATGTGTATGCAATTCGCTTAGTTAAGAAGAGTGAAATACCCATGCAAATGCGTGGAACGATGCTGGATTATTATATGCCGTTTAAAGACGGAGCACCTGCATCTAGATTGAATAAAAATTTCCCGTGGTGGCCATTTAATTAA
- a CDS encoding ABC transporter substrate-binding protein/permease gives MKSKSKWLSIFIAILLGLAITLGLSPRAYAKDNGVLKVAMEANYQPYNWTQTNKANGAVPIDGSHTFANGYDVKIAKIIGKKLHRKVVVFKTEWDGLLPALTSGKADLIIAGMSPTAEREKAINFSQPYRRSTFVVITKANSKYANAKSLSDFKGAKLTGQQGTFHYQLISQLKGAKKQPAMRDFAAMRQSLISGTIDGYVAEDTEATSFKMVDPDIKAIPVNKMAGFHATKEESVTSIGIAKPNKQLLKQVNQILATIPNSKRTKLMTAAIKQQPKTDNAKGKKGKQQNWFVSIWQQYGGMIISGIGMTLLLASVGTIAGFFIGLFVGVIRTIPTPTTRGKRWTLKFIDWLLSVYIEIFRGTPMMVQAAVIYYGIAQLWHLNIDRTIAALVIVSINTGAYLAEIIRGGIMSTPKGQFEAASALGMSHNQRMWHIILPQAIRNCLPSITNEFIVNIKDTSVLSIISVSELFFVGTTIASQTFKFFPTYLTISVIYLILTFTITRIFNLIEKHLEGSKNYNLMANQVQVGSTEKTEVNKS, from the coding sequence ATGAAGTCAAAAAGTAAATGGTTATCTATTTTCATTGCAATCTTGCTCGGGCTAGCAATCACACTAGGATTGTCTCCGCGAGCTTACGCTAAAGATAATGGTGTCCTCAAAGTCGCAATGGAGGCTAACTACCAGCCATATAACTGGACCCAAACTAATAAAGCCAACGGTGCCGTTCCAATTGACGGTTCCCATACTTTTGCCAACGGTTACGATGTCAAAATCGCAAAAATTATCGGCAAAAAACTGCACCGCAAAGTAGTCGTCTTTAAGACTGAATGGGACGGGCTATTACCTGCCTTGACCAGTGGCAAGGCAGATTTAATTATTGCCGGCATGAGTCCTACTGCTGAGCGTGAGAAGGCAATTAACTTTTCTCAGCCTTACAGACGCAGCACGTTTGTCGTTATTACTAAAGCTAACAGTAAATACGCAAATGCCAAAAGTCTAAGTGACTTTAAGGGTGCCAAATTAACGGGGCAACAAGGAACGTTCCACTACCAATTAATCAGCCAATTAAAGGGCGCTAAGAAGCAACCGGCAATGCGCGACTTCGCGGCAATGCGCCAAAGTTTAATTTCAGGCACGATTGATGGTTACGTTGCCGAAGATACCGAAGCCACATCATTCAAAATGGTTGACCCCGACATCAAGGCAATTCCTGTCAACAAGATGGCAGGCTTCCACGCAACCAAGGAAGAATCAGTAACTTCTATCGGAATTGCCAAGCCTAACAAACAGCTGCTCAAGCAAGTTAACCAAATTCTCGCCACAATTCCTAATTCCAAAAGAACAAAGTTAATGACCGCAGCTATTAAGCAGCAACCTAAAACCGATAATGCTAAAGGTAAAAAGGGCAAACAACAAAACTGGTTTGTCTCCATTTGGCAACAATACGGCGGCATGATTATTAGCGGGATTGGCATGACCTTATTGCTTGCCTCAGTTGGTACTATTGCCGGTTTCTTCATTGGACTATTCGTTGGCGTTATCCGGACTATTCCAACACCAACAACTCGCGGCAAAAGATGGACATTGAAGTTTATTGATTGGTTACTATCAGTTTATATTGAAATTTTCCGGGGCACGCCAATGATGGTTCAAGCTGCTGTTATCTATTATGGTATCGCCCAGTTATGGCACCTGAACATTGACCGAACAATCGCCGCCTTGGTAATTGTTTCCATTAACACTGGTGCTTACCTAGCCGAAATTATCCGCGGTGGGATTATGTCAACGCCAAAAGGGCAATTTGAAGCAGCTAGTGCCTTAGGAATGAGCCATAACCAAAGAATGTGGCACATTATTCTGCCGCAAGCCATCAGAAACTGTCTGCCATCCATTACCAACGAATTTATCGTTAACATCAAGGACACGTCAGTTTTAAGTATTATTTCTGTTTCCGAACTGTTCTTTGTTGGGACTACGATTGCCAGTCAAACGTTCAAGTTCTTCCCAACTTACCTAACAATTTCTGTAATCTACCTAATTCTGACCTTCACGATTACCAGAATTTTTAATTTAATTGAAAAGCACCTTGAAGGCAGTAAAAACTATAATTTAATGGCCAACCAAGTTCAGGTCGGCTCAACCGAAAAGACGGAGGTTAACAAATCATGA
- a CDS encoding DUF488 family protein, with amino-acid sequence MTEIKLVRIYNHQQPEGYRILVDRLWPRGMSKVKADLDEWAKEVGPSTELRKWFNHDDAKFASFKEKYLTELKANPAVPQFLALVKTQLSKTDVLFLYGAKNKEHNQAVVLKEYVLQSL; translated from the coding sequence ATGACAGAAATTAAATTGGTTCGGATTTATAACCACCAGCAACCTGAAGGATACCGGATTTTGGTTGATCGACTGTGGCCGCGCGGAATGAGTAAAGTTAAGGCTGATTTAGATGAATGGGCCAAGGAAGTGGGCCCGAGTACTGAATTGCGCAAATGGTTTAATCATGATGATGCGAAGTTTGCGTCTTTTAAAGAGAAATATCTTACTGAATTAAAGGCAAATCCTGCGGTGCCGCAATTTTTAGCATTAGTGAAGACACAATTGTCTAAAACAGACGTCTTATTTTTATATGGTGCTAAAAATAAAGAGCACAACCAAGCGGTTGTACTCAAAGAATATGTATTGCAATCCCTATAG
- a CDS encoding ABC transporter substrate-binding protein/permease gives MKSKTRWLVALFAVVFTLISGLSLNNNQASAAKKDDGVLKVAMEANYSPNNWTQTDKSNGAVPIDGSHTYANGYDVKIAKIIGKKLHKKIVVMKTEWDGLLPALTSGKADLIIAGMSPTPEREKAINFTNPYWSGVFVVVTKAGSKYLNAKKLTDFKGARLTAQQGTFHYQLINQLPGAKKEPNMKDFSAMRQSLISGTIDGYIADSTEAISFKMVDPDIRAIPLNPMKGFHVTKAQMVSSIGVAKTNPKLLKQVNKVLATISKSKRTKLMTEAIKEQPKTDSKKGKNGKKQSWLISMLKQYGGMIMSGIGMTLLLAAVGTIAGFFIGLFVGIIRTIPTPTTNGKKWALKFVDWLLSVYIEIFRGTPMMVQAAVIYYGIAQFWHINIDRTAAALIIVSINTGAYLAEIIRGGIISTPQGQFEAASALGMTHNQRMWHIILPQAIRNCLPSITNEFIVNIKDTSVLSIISVSELFFVGSTIASQTFKFFPTYLTISAIYLILTFTITRIFNLIEKHLDGSKDYNLMANQVQVATRDK, from the coding sequence ATGAAGTCAAAAACCAGATGGCTAGTTGCGTTATTTGCAGTCGTTTTCACTTTAATTAGTGGCCTTAGCTTGAATAATAATCAAGCTAGTGCTGCTAAAAAAGATGATGGCGTCCTCAAAGTCGCAATGGAAGCCAATTATTCGCCTAACAACTGGACTCAGACCGATAAGTCCAATGGTGCTGTACCCATTGATGGTTCTCACACCTATGCCAATGGCTATGATGTCAAAATAGCCAAAATTATTGGTAAAAAGCTGCACAAAAAAATTGTTGTCATGAAAACCGAATGGGACGGACTATTGCCTGCTCTAACTAGCGGCAAAGCCGACTTAATCATTGCCGGCATGAGTCCTACACCAGAACGGGAAAAGGCCATTAACTTTACTAATCCTTATTGGAGCGGTGTTTTTGTCGTTGTCACTAAGGCTGGCAGCAAATATCTTAATGCTAAAAAGCTAACCGACTTTAAGGGTGCACGTCTTACTGCTCAACAAGGAACGTTCCACTATCAATTAATCAACCAGTTGCCTGGCGCTAAAAAAGAGCCTAACATGAAGGACTTTTCGGCGATGAGGCAAAGTTTAATTTCCGGTACCATTGATGGTTATATTGCCGATTCAACTGAAGCGATTTCCTTCAAGATGGTTGACCCTGACATTAGAGCCATACCGCTTAACCCAATGAAAGGTTTCCACGTCACTAAGGCACAGATGGTTTCCTCAATTGGTGTTGCCAAGACTAACCCGAAACTGCTCAAGCAAGTTAATAAAGTCCTAGCTACAATTTCGAAATCTAAGAGAACTAAGCTAATGACCGAAGCCATTAAGGAGCAGCCAAAAACTGATTCCAAGAAAGGCAAAAACGGTAAAAAGCAAAGTTGGCTCATTTCCATGCTCAAGCAATATGGCGGCATGATTATGAGCGGGATTGGCATGACCTTGCTGCTTGCAGCAGTCGGTACCATTGCCGGGTTCTTCATTGGTCTGTTTGTCGGCATTATTCGCACCATTCCAACACCAACAACTAACGGCAAGAAATGGGCATTAAAGTTTGTCGACTGGCTGTTATCCGTTTATATTGAAATTTTCCGGGGCACGCCAATGATGGTTCAGGCTGCCGTTATCTACTATGGTATCGCTCAGTTCTGGCACATTAATATTGACCGTACCGCGGCTGCTCTAATCATTGTTTCCATTAATACTGGTGCTTACTTAGCTGAAATTATCCGCGGCGGGATTATCTCCACACCGCAAGGCCAATTCGAAGCTGCCAGTGCTTTGGGAATGACCCACAATCAAAGAATGTGGCACATTATTTTGCCGCAAGCCATTAGAAACTGTCTACCGTCAATTACTAACGAGTTTATCGTTAACATTAAGGATACTTCGGTATTGAGCATCATTTCCGTTTCGGAATTGTTCTTCGTCGGTTCAACTATTGCCAGTCAAACTTTCAAGTTCTTCCCAACTTACCTGACAATTTCCGCAATTTACCTGATTTTGACGTTCACAATTACCAGAATCTTCAATTTAATTGAAAAACATCTTGATGGTAGTAAGGACTACAACTTAATGGCTAACCAAGTTCAAGTTGCTACTAGAGACAAATAA
- a CDS encoding SLAP domain-containing protein encodes MKKRNHYFSIKIIAGLALTLIGYQSTQQITAAEELGIADEISAANPVAQKPGQEVTIPTNTNLASDTNYAKLSIANWQSMPNGTEFSWRQKPSTLYNGLSKGTVTVALPDGTSKSVSVTVNIAGTKQVKLHHDSYLYDKTGRQINDLQLKKGSIANILQTQKINGHDYYELDDNHFLPVTPIKKVTKQIKITKSKKRVMHSTYLYDEKGHRTNGLILKAGSRVKIHKTDEDNNIHIAAGRYFYLVGQQLYVPVRNVTGLETEWQDKPIPVYNYHGKRVGQIKAHTPYHTYGDPIKVKGKPYYIVGKGKLIKDSI; translated from the coding sequence ATGAAAAAAAGAAATCATTATTTTTCAATAAAAATCATTGCTGGATTAGCCTTAACACTTATTGGTTACCAATCTACTCAACAGATCACAGCCGCCGAGGAATTAGGTATTGCTGACGAAATTAGTGCTGCCAACCCTGTGGCACAAAAACCAGGGCAAGAAGTTACTATTCCTACAAATACCAACTTAGCCAGCGATACCAATTATGCCAAATTAAGCATTGCCAATTGGCAGTCAATGCCAAACGGGACAGAATTTTCATGGCGTCAAAAGCCATCTACTTTATATAACGGCTTAAGTAAAGGCACAGTCACAGTAGCCTTACCAGACGGAACAAGTAAATCTGTTAGCGTTACTGTTAACATTGCCGGTACTAAACAAGTAAAACTGCATCATGACAGCTATCTTTATGATAAAACGGGACGACAAATTAACGATTTACAGCTTAAAAAGGGATCAATTGCTAATATACTTCAGACGCAAAAGATTAATGGCCATGACTACTATGAGCTTGATGACAATCACTTTTTGCCTGTTACTCCTATCAAAAAAGTTACCAAGCAAATTAAAATCACCAAATCTAAAAAACGCGTGATGCACAGCACATACCTCTATGATGAGAAGGGACATCGCACAAACGGACTAATTTTAAAAGCCGGTTCCCGTGTCAAAATTCACAAAACTGACGAAGATAACAACATTCACATTGCTGCTGGACGCTACTTTTATTTAGTTGGCCAACAACTCTACGTTCCCGTTCGGAACGTTACTGGCTTAGAAACCGAATGGCAAGATAAGCCAATCCCAGTTTATAATTATCATGGTAAACGAGTAGGACAAATTAAGGCACATACTCCCTATCACACATATGGTGATCCGATTAAAGTCAAAGGCAAGCCTTATTACATTGTCGGCAAAGGAAAATTAATTAAAGACTCTATCTAA
- a CDS encoding SLAP domain-containing protein: MKLTKKLNLVLMTALLCISPIVTTMPAQITSAAHIEKNKLGFIGSPYIYKPSGKRYRYYNQIAKHLFTDTDGDGYSYLDGNDTTPITSFTGKTITIKGQKYYEIAKNAYIKAANVLTLNGKNIKKGKLTLNHKSKLYTKNGHQTNKELAADSIISYAGKVKKKTTCPKYFYYIGTNKYAYLPTKKINGHDYYALKNHLYVNAQNVGTINGEIARLNGVTYATVTKSSRTQTISNGLTNHKLVKGQKIKIDMAVAPWAEDFDGYIYHLHNYPKEYIDEGYIKIRNDLPIAGYNDMAYTYFKPINGNQITTYKVDGSTIAQTLTIKDNNQLTVDGKFYLWVEHDHQAELFYHILHSDSDSDQTADETIPDYSNSFVKASDIKITGGVKLASLNTAQDAQADNVIATDANKQELRQLFADGQQNLANAYTDATLKQNYNNALSIAASVIRSTTASRGDVKEATWLLKTTEDQLSDLYFEPWS, from the coding sequence ATGAAATTAACGAAAAAACTAAACCTAGTATTAATGACTGCTTTACTTTGCATTAGTCCAATAGTTACTACTATGCCAGCACAAATAACTAGTGCTGCACATATAGAAAAAAACAAATTAGGCTTTATTGGTAGTCCCTACATTTATAAACCAAGTGGCAAACGCTACCGCTACTATAACCAAATCGCCAAGCATCTGTTTACTGATACTGACGGGGATGGGTATAGCTATCTTGACGGTAACGACACGACGCCAATAACTTCTTTTACTGGCAAAACAATTACCATTAAGGGCCAAAAATATTACGAGATTGCCAAAAACGCCTATATTAAGGCAGCTAATGTTCTTACCCTGAACGGTAAAAACATTAAAAAAGGTAAACTAACCCTGAATCATAAATCAAAGCTCTACACTAAAAATGGTCATCAAACTAACAAAGAACTAGCTGCTGACTCAATTATCAGTTATGCTGGCAAAGTTAAAAAGAAGACGACCTGTCCCAAATATTTTTATTATATCGGCACCAATAAATATGCTTACCTGCCAACTAAAAAAATTAACGGTCACGACTATTACGCTCTAAAGAATCACCTTTATGTCAATGCACAAAATGTCGGTACCATTAATGGTGAAATTGCACGCCTTAACGGTGTTACCTATGCCACTGTCACCAAAAGCAGCCGCACACAAACCATTTCTAATGGACTAACAAATCATAAATTAGTTAAAGGACAAAAAATCAAAATTGACATGGCAGTCGCACCTTGGGCAGAAGATTTTGATGGCTATATTTATCATTTACATAACTATCCTAAAGAATATATTGATGAAGGATATATCAAGATTAGAAATGACCTGCCAATCGCTGGTTACAATGACATGGCTTATACTTATTTTAAACCCATTAATGGTAACCAAATTACAACTTACAAAGTAGATGGGTCGACAATAGCTCAAACTCTTACAATCAAAGACAACAATCAACTCACAGTTGACGGTAAGTTCTATCTTTGGGTTGAACACGATCATCAAGCCGAGCTGTTCTACCACATACTGCACTCAGACTCAGATTCCGATCAAACTGCAGATGAAACAATTCCTGATTACAGTAACAGTTTTGTAAAAGCAAGTGACATAAAAATTACCGGTGGTGTTAAACTAGCAAGCCTTAATACTGCTCAAGATGCACAAGCTGATAACGTTATTGCAACAGACGCAAATAAACAAGAGCTGCGACAACTATTTGCAGATGGCCAACAAAATTTAGCAAACGCATATACTGATGCTACATTAAAGCAAAACTACAATAATGCTCTCTCAATTGCCGCAAGTGTTATCCGATCAACTACAGCCAGCCGTGGCGACGTCAAAGAAGCAACTTGGCTGCTTAAAACAACTGAAGATCAATTAAGTGATCTATACTTTGAACCATGGAGTTAA
- a CDS encoding TIGR00266 family protein produces the protein MEIKIFNKGLSPLVELSLANGETAKIQRGSMAYMQNVKLHAKMNSNDHKGLGGLVRSVARSKVTGESMIINEVKATGDNALVGIAPNTIGAIEELTLAEGHQYRLNTGAFLAADENTGYEAIRQKGLSKAVFGKTGGFFILHTKGTGKLLINGTGNIVKMELTDENNFQIDNDNVLAWEDSLDYKIESASGSFGFMSGEGLVDSFYGHGVVYLQTSNLKELARSVRQFLPAE, from the coding sequence ATGGAAATCAAAATTTTTAATAAGGGGCTTTCGCCACTGGTTGAATTGTCCTTAGCTAATGGTGAAACTGCTAAAATTCAACGTGGCAGTATGGCTTATATGCAAAATGTAAAATTACACGCAAAAATGAATTCTAACGATCACAAGGGCTTAGGTGGGTTAGTGCGCTCGGTTGCTCGCAGCAAGGTCACAGGAGAAAGCATGATTATTAATGAAGTTAAAGCAACTGGCGATAACGCATTAGTAGGAATAGCTCCTAACACGATCGGGGCAATAGAAGAATTGACTTTGGCTGAAGGGCACCAATATCGACTAAACACGGGCGCTTTTTTGGCAGCGGATGAAAATACAGGCTATGAAGCTATCAGACAAAAGGGCCTATCGAAAGCTGTGTTTGGCAAAACCGGTGGCTTTTTCATTTTACATACCAAGGGAACGGGCAAATTATTGATTAATGGTACAGGTAATATCGTCAAAATGGAACTTACGGACGAAAATAACTTCCAAATTGATAATGATAATGTTTTGGCGTGGGAAGATTCGCTCGATTATAAAATTGAATCAGCCAGTGGGTCATTTGGTTTTATGTCTGGAGAAGGCTTAGTTGATAGCTTTTATGGTCATGGCGTTGTTTATTTACAAACTAGCAATCTTAAAGAATTGGCTCGTTCGGTAAGACAATTTTTACCAGCCGAATAA
- a CDS encoding DNA-3-methyladenine glycosylase: MDYSTYFTNNSTAKITADLIGRPLTYNDGNHLMGGYIVEAEAYLGIHDRAAHSYNNRRSPANEGLYRAGGTIYIYSQRQYFFFDVATQELDEPQGILIRAIEPAWGIDQMIINRNGKDGVLLTNGPAKMMQAFGIHDKHWNLHFLADSPFSIDLDNAHKRHAVKIIAGPRIGINQSNQEWAQKPLRYYVSGNPYVSRMKKRDYDKNHGWG, translated from the coding sequence ATGGATTATTCAACTTATTTTACTAACAATTCTACCGCCAAAATCACGGCTGACCTAATCGGCCGCCCGTTAACTTACAATGACGGCAACCACTTAATGGGCGGCTATATCGTTGAAGCCGAGGCCTATTTGGGTATTCACGACCGCGCTGCTCATTCCTATAATAACCGCCGCAGTCCAGCTAATGAAGGGCTATATCGCGCTGGCGGCACCATTTATATTTATAGCCAAAGGCAATATTTTTTCTTTGACGTTGCCACCCAAGAATTGGACGAACCACAAGGAATTTTAATTAGGGCAATCGAACCCGCATGGGGCATTGACCAGATGATTATCAATCGCAATGGCAAAGACGGCGTTTTATTAACCAACGGCCCTGCCAAAATGATGCAGGCCTTTGGCATCCATGATAAACATTGGAACCTGCACTTTTTAGCTGATTCGCCGTTTAGCATTGACCTTGATAATGCTCATAAAAGGCATGCAGTTAAAATTATTGCTGGTCCGCGAATTGGGATTAATCAATCCAACCAAGAATGGGCACAGAAGCCTTTGCGTTATTACGTCAGTGGCAATCCTTATGTCTCGCGAATGAAAAAGCGCGATTATGATAAAAATCATGGTTGGGGCTAG
- a CDS encoding amino acid ABC transporter ATP-binding protein, which yields MTQANDTILSLKHIQKSFGTHQVLKDISFDIKKGEIATIIGPSGGGKSTTLRCINMLEEPTAGEIDFHGENVLAPGYNRNIYRAKVGMVFQQFDLFENKDVLANCMVGQELVLKRSKEEARKVAVDNLKKVGMAEYINARPKQLSGGQQQRVAIARAISMDPEILLFDEPTSALDPEMVGEVLSVMKDLATTGLTMIIVTHEMAFARDVSDQVFFISDGVIAEQGSPDQLLNHPQNEKTAKFLRNFQNS from the coding sequence ATGACGCAAGCAAACGATACGATTTTAAGTTTAAAGCATATTCAAAAATCTTTTGGCACTCACCAAGTATTGAAGGATATTTCATTTGATATTAAAAAGGGCGAAATTGCTACAATTATTGGTCCCTCTGGTGGTGGTAAATCAACCACTTTGCGCTGCATCAACATGCTGGAAGAACCAACAGCTGGTGAAATCGACTTCCATGGTGAAAACGTCTTGGCACCAGGTTATAACCGTAATATCTACCGTGCTAAAGTCGGCATGGTCTTCCAACAGTTTGACTTATTTGAGAACAAAGACGTCTTAGCCAACTGCATGGTTGGCCAAGAACTAGTTTTGAAGCGTTCTAAAGAAGAAGCCCGCAAAGTTGCTGTCGACAACCTGAAAAAGGTCGGCATGGCAGAATACATTAATGCCCGTCCTAAGCAATTGTCCGGTGGTCAACAACAACGGGTCGCAATTGCCCGCGCGATTTCGATGGATCCAGAAATTCTATTATTCGATGAGCCAACTAGTGCCCTTGACCCAGAAATGGTCGGCGAAGTTCTCAGCGTTATGAAGGACCTAGCCACTACTGGATTAACAATGATTATTGTTACTCACGAAATGGCCTTTGCCCGCGACGTTTCCGATCAAGTCTTCTTCATCAGCGACGGCGTCATTGCTGAGCAAGGAAGTCCTGACCAATTGCTTAACCACCCACAAAATGAAAAAACCGCGAAGTTCTTACGTAACTTCCAAAACAGTTAA